Below is a window of Staphylococcus succinus DNA.
ATGAATAAATGTCACTTTATGGCTAGTATTTATTATTTATTTTAATCAACCATACGTTGCGCTTCTTGTAATTGGAATGTACGCACTTTTCTTGGTAAGAAACGTCTAATTTCATCTTCATTGTAGCCTACTTGCAAACGCTTGTCGTCTAAAATGATTGGACGACGTAACAAACCAGGATTATCTTGAATAATTGAATATAAATCTTGAAGTGGTAATGCATCGATGTCTACATTTAACTTTTGATAAGTTTTAGAACGTGTAGAGATGATCTCATCTGTTCCGTCTTCAGTCATTTTTAAAATTTGTTTGATTTCGTCAATTGTTAAGTGTTCTGA
It encodes the following:
- the spxA gene encoding transcriptional regulator SpxA; this translates as MVTLFTSPSCTSCRKAKAWLQEHDIPYTERNIFSEHLTIDEIKQILKMTEDGTDEIISTRSKTYQKLNVDIDALPLQDLYSIIQDNPGLLRRPIILDDKRLQVGYNEDEIRRFLPRKVRTFQLQEAQRMVD